A genomic stretch from Empedobacter stercoris includes:
- the tgt gene encoding tRNA guanosine(34) transglycosylase Tgt — MKFSIDKKDEFSKARAGVVETDHGKIQTPIFMPVGTVGTVKSVHQRELEEDIKAQIILGNTYHLYLRPGTDILHKAGGLHQFMNWQKPILTDSGGFQVYSLSTSRKKSEEGVRFKSHIDGSYHMFTPEKSMEIQRYIGADIFMAFDELTGIPAKYHDAKRAMHVTHRWLERCRTWLNNNPEYYDHKQTLFPIVQGNDFKELRQESAKYIADFGAEGNAIGGLSVGEPEPVMYEMTDIVTEILPQDKPRYLMGVGTPWNIIECIALGVDMFDCVMPTRNARNGMLFTWNGVMNMKNAKWKDCFEPLDESGTSYVDSYYTKAYVRHLFNAQESLGKQIASVHNLAFYLDLVRVAREHILAGDFAQWKEQIVPQLKQRL, encoded by the coding sequence ATGAAATTTTCAATCGATAAAAAAGACGAATTTTCAAAGGCAAGAGCTGGAGTTGTAGAAACCGATCACGGTAAAATTCAAACACCTATTTTCATGCCTGTTGGTACAGTTGGTACAGTAAAATCTGTTCACCAACGTGAGTTAGAAGAAGATATTAAAGCCCAAATCATTCTTGGAAATACGTATCATTTGTATTTACGACCAGGAACTGATATTTTACACAAAGCAGGCGGATTGCATCAATTTATGAATTGGCAAAAACCAATTTTGACAGATTCAGGAGGATTCCAAGTCTACTCTTTGTCGACAAGTCGTAAGAAATCCGAAGAAGGTGTACGTTTCAAATCGCATATTGATGGTTCTTATCATATGTTTACACCTGAAAAATCTATGGAAATCCAGCGTTACATCGGTGCAGATATCTTTATGGCTTTTGATGAATTAACAGGAATTCCTGCCAAATATCACGATGCAAAACGTGCCATGCATGTGACACATCGTTGGTTGGAGCGTTGTAGAACTTGGTTGAATAATAATCCTGAATATTACGATCACAAACAAACGCTTTTCCCAATTGTACAAGGAAACGATTTCAAAGAGTTGCGACAAGAGTCTGCAAAATACATTGCCGATTTCGGTGCAGAAGGAAATGCAATTGGTGGTTTATCTGTTGGTGAACCAGAACCTGTTATGTACGAAATGACAGATATCGTAACAGAAATTCTTCCTCAAGACAAACCTCGTTATTTAATGGGAGTTGGGACGCCTTGGAATATTATCGAATGTATTGCACTTGGAGTTGATATGTTCGACTGTGTAATGCCTACGCGTAATGCACGTAACGGTATGTTATTTACATGGAATGGTGTTATGAATATGAAAAACGCAAAATGGAAAGATTGTTTTGAACCATTAGACGAAAGTGGAACGAGCTATGTGGATAGTTATTACACAAAAGCCTATGTTCGTCATTTATTTAATGCACAAGAATCTTTAGGAAAACAAATTGCATCAGTTCATAACCTTGCCTTTTATTTAGATTTGGTAAGAGTTGCAAGAGAGCATATATTAGCAGGAGATTTCGCTCAATGGAAAGAACAAATTGTGCCACAACTAAAACAACGTCTGTAG
- a CDS encoding LptF/LptG family permease has product MKIIDKYIIRNFIGTFIFMVLILSTIAVIVDLSQKLGRINDSGSTAYSALTQFYPYWSIWIINTFLPIAVFISVIYFTSRLTMQTEIVGVLSGGISFYRFTLPYVWVAIFLAISALVVGNIVLPWANIKKNKYEYVHMLSNSKKEEYYKRQRIGSQISPKEYVFVDSYDRTEKLGSSFVYQKFDSTELKKQIIASSFNWNDKDSTYALISVYTREINKDHTEKLTYEPNTNIKLPASPDEILPEEYVAETMNTFELNEFIQKQKAKGSANVNTYQNELNNRLSVPFSTIILTILALSLSSKKRRGGIGINLAVGISLAFVYIFFSQTTSTFSEKGYVSPFVASWIPNIVFGLLTLFLYFRRART; this is encoded by the coding sequence TTGAAAATAATTGATAAATACATCATCCGAAACTTTATCGGAACCTTTATCTTCATGGTCTTGATTTTGTCTACCATCGCTGTAATTGTCGATCTTAGTCAAAAATTAGGACGTATTAATGATAGTGGATCCACTGCTTATTCGGCATTAACCCAATTTTACCCCTATTGGTCAATTTGGATTATTAACACCTTTTTACCCATTGCTGTTTTCATCTCCGTGATCTATTTTACTTCACGGTTAACAATGCAAACTGAAATTGTAGGTGTGCTTTCGGGTGGAATTAGTTTTTATCGATTTACCCTTCCATATGTTTGGGTAGCTATATTTTTGGCAATCTCAGCCTTGGTTGTTGGAAACATTGTTTTGCCATGGGCTAATATCAAGAAAAATAAATATGAGTATGTTCATATGCTCAGCAACTCAAAAAAGGAAGAATATTACAAAAGGCAACGCATAGGTTCACAAATTTCGCCAAAAGAATATGTTTTTGTGGATAGTTATGATAGAACAGAAAAATTAGGAAGTTCTTTTGTCTACCAAAAATTTGATTCAACTGAATTAAAAAAACAAATCATTGCCTCAAGTTTTAATTGGAACGACAAAGATTCTACATATGCATTGATAAGTGTTTATACAAGAGAAATAAACAAAGATCATACTGAAAAATTAACGTACGAACCCAATACAAATATAAAATTGCCCGCTTCGCCTGACGAAATTTTACCAGAAGAATATGTTGCAGAAACAATGAATACTTTTGAGCTAAATGAATTTATTCAGAAACAAAAAGCAAAAGGTTCTGCCAATGTTAACACCTATCAAAACGAATTAAACAATCGTCTGAGTGTTCCTTTTTCTACAATTATTTTAACGATTTTAGCTTTATCACTTTCATCTAAAAAACGACGTGGAGGAATCGGAATCAACTTAGCCGTTGGTATTTCGTTAGCGTTTGTGTACATTTTCTTTTCGCAAACAACTTCTACATTTTCCGAAAAAGGATATGTTTCCCCATTTGTCGCCTCATGGATTCCGAATATCGTTTTCGGATTACTGACTTTATTTCTCTATTTTAGACGAGCACGAACTTAA
- a CDS encoding T9SS type A sorting domain-containing protein, protein MKKILRFLFLILSVTTFSQETLNTMFYNVFKFPVSLPQNRQLILRDILDDYKPDLFMICELVTENGADLILNTSLQNQPDKFARALFVADTTKLDDPLQTMVFYNTRKLTLVNQQRIPTVYRDINQYSFQLNTTSNDPIHLEVFVAHLKSSTGPANRQMRLEMVQEVTKSLKNLTQPNTYVLFAGDFNFYNSSEPAYQEILNPENAILMVDPLNAPGKWQNNPDFSYLHTQSTRVSNVGFGSGTNAGAGGGLDDRFDFIMMSDNFKNSTRLSYVNDSYKAYGNNGNCLDKDVKDPDCTGIYSQTLRNNLYNMSDHLPVVAQFKIHESLSTKTIDSKPFIWLQSSTITNEKITIGIDKSRLNAQNNTLFIYNSVGQLVQPVPLNNQSSITIDCQALASGVYYIKTKESNEVLKFIKK, encoded by the coding sequence ATGAAAAAAATATTACGCTTTCTATTTTTAATACTTTCGGTTACTACTTTTTCTCAGGAAACATTAAATACCATGTTTTATAATGTGTTTAAATTTCCGGTTTCACTCCCTCAAAATCGTCAATTGATTTTAAGAGATATTTTAGACGACTACAAACCTGATTTATTTATGATTTGTGAATTGGTAACAGAAAATGGTGCTGATTTAATTCTAAATACCTCGTTGCAAAATCAACCTGACAAATTTGCGCGCGCGCTTTTTGTTGCGGATACAACCAAATTAGATGATCCCTTGCAAACAATGGTTTTTTATAATACACGTAAATTAACATTGGTCAACCAGCAACGAATCCCAACAGTCTACCGCGATATCAATCAATATTCTTTTCAATTGAATACAACGTCCAACGATCCTATTCATTTAGAAGTTTTTGTAGCTCATTTAAAATCGAGTACAGGACCTGCTAATCGTCAAATGCGTTTGGAAATGGTACAAGAAGTAACAAAATCATTAAAAAATTTAACACAACCCAATACCTATGTACTTTTTGCGGGTGATTTTAATTTTTATAATTCATCAGAACCAGCTTATCAAGAAATTTTAAACCCTGAAAATGCTATTTTGATGGTAGATCCCTTAAATGCACCAGGGAAATGGCAAAACAATCCGGATTTTAGTTATTTACATACTCAGAGCACTCGTGTTTCAAACGTCGGTTTTGGTAGCGGCACTAACGCAGGAGCAGGCGGTGGATTAGATGATCGTTTTGATTTTATTATGATGAGCGATAATTTCAAGAACAGCACACGTTTATCTTATGTAAACGATAGTTATAAAGCCTACGGAAATAATGGAAATTGTTTGGACAAAGACGTAAAAGATCCCGATTGTACGGGGATTTACTCACAAACATTGCGAAATAATTTATACAATATGAGTGATCATTTGCCTGTTGTAGCGCAATTTAAAATACACGAAAGTTTAAGCACAAAAACAATTGACTCAAAACCTTTTATTTGGTTACAATCATCTACGATAACAAATGAAAAAATTACAATTGGTATTGATAAATCTCGATTGAACGCTCAAAACAATACGCTTTTTATTTACAATTCAGTTGGTCAATTGGTACAACCTGTACCACTAAATAATCAATCGAGCATCACAATTGATTGTCAAGCCTTAGCTTCAGGAGTTTATTACATCAAAACAAAAGAGTCAAACGAAGTTTTAAAATTTATAAAGAAATAA
- the thrS gene encoding threonine--tRNA ligase, whose amino-acid sequence MINISLPDGSVRQYESGVTPMDVALSISEGLARNVISAIVNDKQVETTTPITTDATIKLLTWNDEMGKKAFWHSSAHLLAQAIVEFYPNAKLTIGPAIDKGFYYDVDFGEDKFTEADFAKVEKAMLENAKKKAEFKLYSVSKAEALETYKDNEYKTELISNLTDGEITFCTHDNFTDLCRGGHIPNTGIVKAAKILNVAGAYWRGDEKNKMLTRVYGITFPKQKDLTEYLELLEEAKKRDHRKLGKELGLFAFSEKVGAGLPLWLPKGAALRRKLENFLLKEQQKMGYEMVISPHIGQKELYVTSGHYAKYGADSFQPIKTPNEGEEFLLKPMNCPHHCEIYKTSQWSYRDLPKRYAEFGTVYRYEQSGELHGLTRVRGFTQDDAHLFCTPDQLLEEFKKVIDLVLYVFTNLGFDNYSAQISLRDPENKEKYIGSDENWAKAEQAIITAAEEKGLPTVVEYGEAAFYGPKLDFMVKDALGRQWQLGTIQVDYNLPERFDLTYTGADNEKHRPVMIHRAPFGSMERFIAILLENTAGNLPLWLTPDLFTILPISEKYVEYGEKVLNLLAEEEINGLIDSRNEKTGKKIRDAEISKIPFMLIIGEKEAENGTVSVRRHGEGDLGEMTIQEFINFMKEQIKLK is encoded by the coding sequence ATGATAAACATTTCTCTTCCAGATGGAAGTGTAAGACAGTATGAGAGTGGCGTAACACCTATGGATGTAGCGCTTAGCATTAGTGAAGGTTTAGCACGTAATGTCATTTCGGCTATAGTAAACGATAAACAAGTTGAAACAACAACCCCAATCACCACAGATGCAACGATCAAATTGTTAACCTGGAACGATGAAATGGGTAAAAAAGCTTTTTGGCATTCGTCTGCTCACTTATTAGCACAAGCTATTGTTGAGTTTTATCCAAACGCTAAATTAACTATCGGACCTGCAATTGATAAAGGTTTCTATTATGATGTTGATTTTGGGGAAGATAAATTTACAGAAGCTGATTTTGCGAAAGTTGAAAAAGCAATGTTAGAGAATGCAAAGAAAAAAGCTGAATTCAAATTATATTCAGTTTCAAAAGCTGAAGCGTTAGAAACATATAAAGACAACGAGTACAAAACAGAATTAATCTCTAACTTAACAGACGGAGAAATCACATTCTGTACACATGATAACTTTACAGATTTATGTCGTGGTGGACACATTCCAAATACGGGAATTGTAAAAGCTGCTAAAATATTGAATGTTGCGGGTGCATATTGGCGTGGCGACGAGAAAAATAAAATGTTAACGCGTGTTTATGGTATCACATTTCCAAAACAAAAAGATTTAACAGAATATCTTGAGTTATTAGAAGAAGCTAAAAAACGTGATCACCGTAAATTAGGGAAAGAATTAGGTTTATTTGCTTTCTCTGAAAAAGTTGGTGCAGGTTTACCACTTTGGTTACCAAAAGGAGCTGCTTTAAGAAGAAAATTAGAAAACTTCTTATTAAAAGAGCAACAAAAAATGGGATACGAAATGGTTATCTCTCCACACATTGGTCAAAAAGAGTTGTATGTAACTTCTGGTCACTATGCAAAATATGGTGCAGATAGTTTTCAACCTATAAAAACACCAAACGAAGGAGAAGAATTCTTGTTAAAACCAATGAACTGTCCTCACCACTGTGAAATTTATAAAACGTCACAATGGTCGTACCGCGATTTACCAAAACGTTATGCTGAATTTGGTACAGTTTATCGTTACGAACAATCAGGAGAGTTGCACGGTTTAACACGTGTACGAGGATTTACTCAAGATGATGCTCACTTGTTCTGTACACCAGATCAATTATTAGAAGAATTCAAAAAAGTAATTGATTTAGTACTTTATGTATTTACAAATCTTGGATTTGATAATTATTCGGCTCAAATCTCATTAAGAGATCCCGAAAACAAAGAAAAATACATCGGTTCTGACGAAAACTGGGCAAAAGCTGAGCAAGCCATCATCACAGCAGCAGAAGAAAAAGGTTTACCAACAGTTGTAGAATATGGTGAAGCAGCCTTCTACGGACCTAAGTTAGACTTTATGGTGAAAGATGCATTAGGACGTCAATGGCAATTAGGAACAATCCAAGTGGATTATAACCTACCAGAACGTTTTGATTTAACTTACACTGGAGCAGACAACGAAAAACACAGACCTGTAATGATTCACCGTGCGCCATTTGGCTCTATGGAGCGTTTCATTGCTATCTTGTTAGAAAATACAGCAGGTAATTTACCACTTTGGTTAACACCAGATTTATTCACAATTTTACCAATTAGTGAAAAATATGTGGAATATGGAGAAAAAGTATTAAATTTGCTGGCCGAAGAGGAAATTAACGGATTGATTGACAGTAGAAATGAGAAAACTGGTAAAAAAATTCGTGATGCCGAAATCAGCAAAATTCCTTTCATGTTAATCATCGGTGAAAAAGAAGCAGAAAACGGTACAGTTTCTGTAAGAAGACACGGAGAAGGTGATTTAGGAGAGATGACTATTCAAGAGTTTATCAACTTCATGAAAGAACAAATCAAATTAAAATAA
- the infC gene encoding translation initiation factor IF-3, whose translation MKEDQHKINDKIDAKEVRVVGEGIEPGVYPISKALELAEEQGLDLVMISEKAIPPVCRVVEYKKFLYEQKKKEKELKAKQQKIVVKEIRFGPQTDDHDYEFKRRHARSFLEEGSKLKAYVFFKGRSIIFKDQGEILLLRLAQELEDVGKVEQMPKLEGKRMIMMMGPKK comes from the coding sequence ATTAAGGAAGATCAACATAAGATCAATGATAAGATTGACGCGAAAGAAGTACGCGTTGTTGGAGAAGGTATAGAACCTGGTGTATATCCAATTTCTAAAGCTTTAGAACTTGCAGAAGAACAAGGTTTAGATTTGGTTATGATCAGTGAAAAAGCCATTCCACCTGTTTGTCGTGTCGTAGAGTACAAAAAGTTCTTATACGAACAAAAGAAAAAAGAAAAAGAGCTTAAAGCTAAACAACAGAAAATTGTCGTTAAAGAAATTCGTTTCGGTCCTCAAACAGATGATCACGATTACGAATTCAAAAGACGTCATGCAAGATCTTTCTTAGAAGAAGGTTCTAAATTAAAAGCATACGTTTTCTTTAAGGGACGTTCTATTATCTTTAAAGATCAAGGAGAAATCTTATTGTTACGTTTAGCACAAGAATTGGAGGATGTTGGAAAAGTAGAACAAATGCCAAAACTTGAAGGTAAAAGAATGATTATGATGATGGGACCTAAGAAATAA
- the rpmI gene encoding 50S ribosomal protein L35: MPKLKTKSGAKKRFKLTGTGKIKRKHAFKSHILTKKETKQKRNLTQTGLVDQADVHSVKQQLRLK, encoded by the coding sequence ATGCCAAAATTAAAAACAAAATCTGGAGCGAAAAAACGTTTCAAATTAACAGGAACAGGTAAAATTAAAAGAAAACACGCTTTTAAAAGCCACATCCTAACAAAAAAGGAAACTAAACAAAAGAGAAATTTAACTCAAACTGGTTTAGTGGATCAAGCTGATGTTCATTCAGTAAAACAACAATTAAGATTAAAATAA
- the rplT gene encoding 50S ribosomal protein L20: MPRSVNAVASRARRKRVLKLAKGYFGRRKNVWTVAKNAVEKGLVYAYRDRRQKKRNFRALWIQRINAGARLHGLSYSKFMGAANKAGIELNRKVLADLAMNHPEAFKAIVEKVK; the protein is encoded by the coding sequence ATGCCAAGATCAGTAAACGCAGTTGCGTCAAGAGCTAGAAGAAAAAGAGTTTTAAAACTTGCAAAAGGATATTTCGGAAGAAGAAAAAATGTTTGGACTGTTGCTAAAAATGCAGTAGAAAAAGGATTAGTTTACGCTTACCGTGATAGACGTCAAAAGAAAAGAAATTTCCGTGCGTTATGGATTCAAAGAATTAACGCTGGAGCAAGATTACATGGATTATCTTACTCTAAATTTATGGGTGCTGCAAACAAAGCTGGTATCGAATTAAACCGTAAAGTTTTAGCGGATTTAGCGATGAACCACCCAGAAGCTTTCAAAGCTATCGTAGAAAAAGTAAAATAA
- a CDS encoding phosphatase PAP2 family protein produces the protein MNQQKDLFLRIWPFFIVFFIYNFAAIAMTQYFGRDELHLHFNKYSNHYFDKFFVFYTDFGTYYLFFILLGYLLWKKTQRYFYYLFVSGAVASTISVFFKNVYFEQVLRPGYYFTQKKIDIVLVKDYAIQMASTFPSGHSLTAVIISMMFCLLTKNRWLQLFFALHFPSIAISRIYLSRHFAIDTVGGALIGFFMFIFTYYIINHSNNPKLDHKFINNGKAN, from the coding sequence ATGAATCAACAAAAAGACTTATTTCTAAGAATTTGGCCCTTTTTTATTGTATTTTTTATCTACAATTTTGCTGCTATTGCCATGACACAATATTTTGGTCGCGATGAATTGCATTTGCATTTCAATAAATATAGCAATCATTACTTCGATAAATTCTTTGTATTCTATACAGATTTCGGAACCTACTATTTATTTTTCATCTTGCTCGGCTATCTTTTATGGAAAAAAACACAACGATATTTTTATTATCTATTCGTTTCAGGTGCTGTTGCATCAACAATAAGTGTCTTTTTTAAGAATGTATATTTTGAACAAGTTTTGCGTCCAGGATACTATTTCACTCAAAAGAAAATAGACATCGTTTTGGTCAAAGATTACGCGATACAAATGGCATCAACTTTTCCATCAGGACATTCATTAACAGCCGTTATAATCTCGATGATGTTCTGTTTACTCACAAAAAACCGATGGTTACAACTTTTTTTCGCTTTACATTTTCCAAGTATTGCAATTAGTCGAATTTATTTATCTCGCCATTTCGCTATCGATACAGTCGGTGGAGCACTTATCGGATTTTTTATGTTTATCTTTACGTATTACATCATCAATCATTCGAATAATCCAAAACTAGATCATAAATTTATCAACAATGGAAAAGCAAACTAA
- a CDS encoding nitrilase-related carbon-nitrogen hydrolase — protein sequence MEKQTKLKISLIQYDVIWEDTKANQTYLDKLLSNHQTDIILLPEMFASGFSMNVEKIAQKPFGETFEWMQHKAKELNSAIAGSISTHENNSYYNRFYFVCPSGSIYIYDKKHLFSYGKEAGVYAAGDKIVTIDYKGWQIRPIVCYDLRFPVWIRNTKEDPYDLILCNASWPKARREAWISLLKARAIENMAFVAGVNRTGIDGYNLVYQGDSHLFDTLGQDLETINKHAEILQFEIDKEQQDKTRQHFNFLNDRDSFYFG from the coding sequence ATGGAAAAGCAAACTAAACTAAAAATATCATTGATTCAATACGATGTTATATGGGAAGATACGAAAGCAAATCAAACCTATTTAGACAAATTGTTAAGCAATCATCAAACCGATATTATATTGTTACCAGAAATGTTTGCTTCGGGATTCTCGATGAATGTAGAAAAAATTGCTCAGAAACCTTTTGGAGAAACATTCGAATGGATGCAACATAAAGCCAAAGAACTGAATTCTGCGATAGCTGGAAGCATTTCTACACACGAGAATAACAGCTACTATAATCGTTTTTACTTCGTCTGTCCAAGCGGCTCTATTTACATATACGACAAGAAACATTTGTTTAGTTATGGAAAAGAAGCGGGTGTTTACGCTGCAGGTGACAAAATTGTCACCATAGATTATAAAGGATGGCAAATTCGACCAATTGTTTGTTATGATTTACGTTTTCCGGTTTGGATTCGCAACACAAAAGAAGATCCATATGATTTGATTCTTTGTAATGCCAGTTGGCCAAAAGCACGCCGTGAAGCATGGATTTCGTTATTAAAAGCAAGAGCAATAGAAAACATGGCTTTTGTCGCAGGCGTAAATAGGACTGGCATAGACGGCTATAATCTCGTTTATCAAGGAGATTCTCATCTTTTTGATACCTTAGGCCAAGATTTAGAAACGATAAACAAGCATGCAGAAATTTTACAATTCGAGATTGATAAAGAACAACAAGATAAAACTCGTCAACATTTCAATTTCTTGAACGATCGAGATTCATTTTATTTTGGATAA
- a CDS encoding transposase, translating into MQGRKEFTPQLFYELSLERLVPPDNFYRRVNQALDLHFLYKSTQKYYGSQSQESIYKPLYDKMHEKLTQNKAYHHRLVKRRSATVEPVLGTLINFFNLKRINSRGMAQANKHVLMSSLSYNLKKYLRFIFKTPSVLAQVVSLKQGKYSFLQKYSFTT; encoded by the coding sequence ATGCAAGGACGAAAAGAATTTACCCCACAATTATTTTACGAACTAAGCTTAGAAAGGTTAGTTCCACCCGATAACTTTTATCGCCGTGTAAATCAAGCATTAGATTTACATTTTTTGTACAAATCCACTCAAAAATATTACGGCAGCCAAAGTCAAGAAAGTATTTACAAACCTTTGTACGATAAAATGCACGAAAAACTCACCCAAAACAAAGCATATCACCACAGGTTAGTAAAGCGTCGAAGTGCTACAGTAGAACCCGTTTTAGGAACGTTGATTAACTTCTTTAACCTAAAACGAATCAACAGCAGAGGAATGGCACAAGCCAATAAACACGTTTTGATGTCAAGTTTATCTTACAACTTGAAGAAATACCTGCGCTTTATTTTCAAAACCCCGAGTGTTTTAGCCCAAGTTGTTTCCCTAAAACAAGGGAAATACAGCTTTTTACAAAAGTACTCCTTCACGACTTAA
- a CDS encoding TonB-dependent receptor, giving the protein MRLLQHHTLLSFIFLIPLVVSAQQHTITGKIVDTEKYPIDFSNVVLLNNDNFESGYTITDSLGIFRLNADKGTYHLLIEQFGEELYRKEIQLNQDLDLGIIEVNPSVMLEGIVIEGRRKTIEQKIDRLVYNIGNDPLSKTLTTEDLIKRVPLLRVRDNNISIVGKGAVNVSVNGKLQQISSSELVSFLNNFDPSMLKSIEVITTPPANFSAQGNAGIINIVTTQKMNTEENWSASVRSAYIQRSLPGTNNGISFNYNKNKFSASANVNYTLTQLNVDLESKGNDIEEITDRKDKGNQFGGYLNLNYRPSEKHDISTSFNVFNSVNENNYTNKRFTTSTFLTDGKRRNEHTRYSADLNYIYKIDSLGKTITAFTSYNANLPTEKFNTVTTEQGTTITDYLNNLGEQSYKAFSAQIDFHFPYKIGELDYGVQYYTLKNDATINYTLNGNGNSESFLYDEKNYALYASFATKDIGKFRFKGGLRYEYNNVNLKNQNNNNNFPERKKGNLFPSFYALYNMENGDKLSVNYSRRINRPEFSTVTPFRWYNNPYSYETGNPYILPYTSDNIQLNYSKGDFMISAYAQFVKNGYGSVDIFENNEWIYTYENYLDQDRYGITASYFLYELKWLETDLFTTFYQNNLKSKVDYIEGKTGYGFSYQINNNIFLDQDKKYILSVNYWQDLPFWDNNIYNHSFGSLDIGANISLLDKKLNIGLLVTDIANQSITRTRAEFTNYSVHRREYFDARSYRISLRYNFGSSSVKSVKSTDKFNERERMN; this is encoded by the coding sequence TACAGAAAAATACCCCATTGATTTTAGCAATGTTGTACTGCTGAATAACGATAACTTCGAGTCTGGATATACAATAACAGATAGCTTGGGAATATTTCGTTTAAATGCTGATAAGGGAACATACCATTTACTCATAGAACAATTTGGAGAAGAATTGTATCGTAAAGAAATTCAACTAAATCAAGATTTAGATTTAGGAATCATTGAGGTAAATCCATCGGTAATGCTTGAAGGAATAGTAATTGAAGGAAGAAGAAAAACCATCGAGCAAAAGATAGACCGACTTGTATATAATATTGGAAATGACCCATTATCCAAAACACTTACTACGGAAGATTTAATAAAAAGAGTTCCTTTGTTACGAGTTCGAGATAATAATATCAGTATTGTTGGAAAAGGAGCTGTAAACGTATCTGTAAACGGTAAACTACAACAGATAAGTAGTAGTGAGTTGGTTTCGTTTCTCAATAATTTTGACCCATCAATGTTGAAAAGCATTGAAGTTATCACAACACCACCTGCTAATTTTAGTGCACAAGGCAATGCAGGTATAATCAATATTGTGACTACACAAAAGATGAATACAGAGGAAAATTGGAGTGCTTCGGTAAGAAGTGCATATATTCAACGCTCTTTGCCAGGAACAAATAACGGAATATCGTTCAATTACAATAAAAACAAATTTTCAGCAAGTGCAAATGTCAACTACACATTAACACAATTGAATGTTGATTTAGAAAGCAAAGGAAATGATATTGAAGAAATAACAGACCGAAAAGATAAAGGGAATCAATTTGGTGGTTATCTGAACCTTAATTACCGACCATCTGAAAAACACGATATTTCAACTTCGTTTAATGTTTTTAATTCAGTAAATGAAAACAATTATACCAATAAAAGATTTACAACTTCTACTTTCCTAACAGATGGAAAAAGAAGAAATGAGCATACAAGATATTCTGCTGACTTGAATTATATTTATAAAATAGATTCACTTGGTAAAACAATTACCGCATTTACCAGTTATAATGCAAATTTGCCGACCGAAAAATTTAATACAGTAACCACAGAACAAGGAACAACTATAACAGATTATCTCAATAATTTAGGAGAACAAAGTTATAAGGCATTTTCTGCACAAATTGATTTTCATTTTCCGTATAAAATTGGAGAATTGGATTATGGTGTGCAGTATTATACTTTGAAAAATGATGCCACAATAAACTACACATTGAATGGAAACGGCAATTCGGAAAGTTTTCTGTATGATGAAAAGAATTACGCTTTGTATGCAAGTTTCGCAACAAAAGATATTGGCAAATTTCGTTTTAAAGGCGGACTTCGTTACGAATACAACAACGTAAATTTAAAGAACCAAAATAATAACAACAATTTCCCTGAACGCAAGAAAGGAAATCTTTTCCCAAGTTTTTATGCTCTTTACAATATGGAAAACGGAGATAAATTGTCCGTTAATTATTCAAGAAGAATTAACCGTCCTGAATTCTCAACTGTTACACCATTTCGTTGGTACAATAATCCGTACAGCTATGAAACAGGAAACCCTTACATTTTACCCTATACAAGTGATAATATTCAGTTAAACTATTCCAAAGGAGATTTTATGATTTCTGCTTATGCACAATTTGTAAAAAACGGTTATGGAAGTGTAGATATTTTTGAAAACAACGAATGGATTTATACTTATGAAAACTACCTTGACCAAGACCGTTACGGGATAACTGCAAGTTACTTTCTCTATGAATTGAAATGGTTGGAAACCGATTTATTTACAACCTTTTACCAAAACAATCTAAAATCAAAAGTTGATTATATAGAGGGTAAAACAGGATATGGCTTTTCATACCAAATCAACAACAACATATTTCTTGACCAAGACAAAAAGTATATTCTCTCGGTTAATTATTGGCAGGATTTACCATTTTGGGATAATAATATCTACAACCACTCTTTCGGAAGTCTTGACATTGGAGCTAACATAAGTTTGTTAGACAAAAAGCTAAATATTGGATTATTGGTTACAGATATAGCCAATCAATCTATAACGAGAACAAGAGCAGAATTTACTAACTATTCTGTTCACAGAAGAGAATATTTCGATGCTCGAAGCTATCGAATTTCATTGAGATACAATTTCGGTTCGTCTTCTGTAAAATCAGTAAAAAGTACAGATAAATTCAACGAAAGAGAAAGAATGAATTAG